From Geomonas agri, one genomic window encodes:
- a CDS encoding response regulator, with amino-acid sequence MKSRMLPTLKGRLAFWFTTICLVPLAVLTTAIYTQRVQLATALMLDKLSAVTALRQDQINTTLDNLISDVSTLASGKSVLVAAQALAVNPAASTSAAAADSLALLRGYRDEFEPVADVSIVGENGAILLSTDQARMGGRIVRPEMLGSVLNDSAPVIGDPYLLGGETNASLDIAAPVKKGGGDRVRAAVVVRYNLRKLLAVTLENSTGMGRTGEVVLVDRNVRPLFELRGIPNAVLKVKLTGKSSLMAAGGQSGIAQTTDYRGVNVLSAYAHIPRTGWGLVCKQDSAEVFAPIRRALYVTYGIAALISLLVWLFALRLARGISAPLVKLSEAATELGVGHYEARIEPEGTLEQVSLAGSFNAMADTLQLKMAAQEGLARLSEHLVDVVSLEGFFKKLLPVFVEVTGARMAAAFVQESDGDHFTPAYAIGADSARMRRYSRAQLEGEVGILLTTRRITRFAPAPDGEGLRFVTPFGEVAPAEVITVPVEADGELRAFLSLACEHQFPLWVHDTLEMVRVPLGSAFSRVVAAEDVRRLASELAVKNAELVQQSEELVQQSTELAQQSDELARRNQVLDQQKQLLEEATRLKSEFLSNMSHELRTPLNSVLALSRVLAVQAAQRLSEEERGYLGIIERNGKHLLSLINDILDLAKIESGHQDLFMETVDPAKVSAEVVDSLAVLAREKGIALALVASETLPQMRIDVKKLRQMLQNLVGNAVKFTAQGSVTLRLETRGKEIYFEVKDTGIGIAPQYLESIFHEFRQADGSTSRSYEGTGLGLAIVKKSALLLGGDVEVASEVGRGSVFTLRLPLECAAPADRGTTGAAAAPEQAWRPPKAPGRSVLVVDDDPETVSLITNHLAQAGFGTLSALNGSDALRLARANRPFAITLDIMMPEMDGWEVMRELKEHPDTADIPVMIISLSEDRATGIALGAVGVISKPVGKEELMEAFARLTGVGCRLVLVVDDNEYDRCFLASLFKEKGLDVLMADSGTQALGLAVADHPDLITLDLLMPGMDGAEVLDRLRSNACTADIPVVVITSKELSHAELQRLSSGVNAIISKNGLERQAVLDDLVRSLERLGWRLPERDAGQGARILIVEDSEAATVQLRFALESAGYRVDAVSGGRYALSYLKSHVPDGIVLDLMMPEVDGFQVLEAVRANSLTADVPVMVMTAKTLSPGEYDRLRALKVLQLVQKGDVELQELLQRVYEMLGSVSVFRPGSEVACAPAAPGHDPAPWQGDGSLLVVEDNPDNMVTLKATLGGKYRIVEACDGAAGLAAAKAGRPSLILLDLHLPVLDGFTVLQRLKEDPATATIPVVALTASAMAGDREKVLAAGCTAYLSKPYQPEELQELVASFVATVGNAPL; translated from the coding sequence ATGAAAAGTAGGATGTTGCCGACGCTGAAGGGGCGTCTGGCGTTCTGGTTCACCACGATCTGCCTGGTCCCGCTGGCTGTGCTTACCACCGCCATTTACACGCAGCGGGTCCAGCTGGCCACTGCCTTGATGCTGGACAAGCTTTCTGCAGTCACTGCCCTGCGCCAGGACCAGATCAACACCACGCTGGACAACCTGATCAGCGACGTGTCGACGCTGGCCTCGGGAAAGTCGGTGCTGGTCGCGGCGCAGGCGCTGGCCGTCAACCCCGCAGCTTCCACCTCTGCCGCTGCCGCAGACAGCCTCGCGCTCCTGCGCGGTTACCGCGACGAGTTCGAGCCGGTCGCTGACGTCTCCATCGTGGGGGAAAACGGCGCCATCCTGCTCAGTACCGACCAGGCGCGGATGGGGGGACGCATCGTCAGGCCGGAGATGCTGGGCAGCGTCCTCAATGACTCGGCGCCGGTGATCGGTGACCCGTACCTGCTGGGGGGGGAGACGAACGCGAGCCTCGATATTGCCGCTCCGGTCAAGAAGGGTGGTGGCGACCGGGTCAGGGCCGCGGTCGTGGTGCGCTACAACCTGCGCAAACTGCTCGCCGTCACGCTGGAGAACAGCACCGGTATGGGCCGCACCGGCGAAGTGGTGCTGGTAGACCGCAACGTGCGACCGCTGTTCGAGCTGCGCGGCATCCCCAACGCGGTGCTCAAGGTGAAGCTGACCGGTAAGTCCTCCCTGATGGCGGCGGGAGGGCAAAGCGGCATCGCCCAGACTACCGACTATCGCGGCGTCAATGTCCTTTCCGCCTACGCGCATATCCCGCGCACCGGGTGGGGCCTGGTGTGCAAGCAGGACTCCGCCGAGGTCTTCGCGCCGATCCGGCGCGCGCTCTACGTTACCTACGGCATTGCCGCCCTGATCTCGCTTTTGGTGTGGCTTTTCGCCCTGAGGCTGGCCCGCGGCATCAGCGCGCCGCTGGTCAAGCTCTCCGAGGCCGCCACCGAGCTGGGTGTCGGTCACTACGAAGCCCGCATCGAGCCGGAAGGGACCCTGGAGCAGGTTTCGCTGGCCGGCTCCTTCAACGCCATGGCGGACACGCTGCAGCTAAAGATGGCGGCGCAAGAAGGGCTGGCGCGCCTCTCAGAGCACCTGGTCGACGTGGTAAGCCTTGAGGGATTTTTCAAAAAGCTCCTTCCCGTCTTCGTCGAGGTCACCGGTGCCAGGATGGCGGCCGCGTTCGTGCAGGAGAGCGACGGCGACCACTTCACCCCGGCGTACGCCATCGGGGCCGACTCGGCCCGGATGCGCCGCTACAGCAGGGCCCAGCTCGAGGGGGAAGTGGGCATCCTCCTTACCACACGCCGGATCACGCGCTTCGCGCCCGCACCCGACGGCGAGGGACTGCGCTTTGTTACCCCGTTCGGCGAGGTCGCCCCGGCCGAGGTGATCACCGTGCCGGTGGAGGCCGACGGGGAGCTGCGCGCTTTCCTTTCGTTGGCCTGTGAACACCAGTTCCCGCTTTGGGTGCACGACACGCTGGAGATGGTCCGGGTGCCGCTAGGCTCCGCCTTCTCGAGGGTGGTGGCGGCCGAGGACGTGCGCCGGCTCGCCTCGGAGTTGGCGGTAAAGAACGCAGAGCTGGTGCAGCAGTCCGAGGAACTGGTGCAGCAGTCCACCGAGCTCGCGCAGCAGTCCGACGAATTGGCCCGGCGCAACCAGGTGCTGGACCAGCAAAAGCAGCTCCTGGAGGAGGCGACCCGCCTGAAGAGCGAGTTCCTCTCCAACATGAGCCACGAACTGCGCACTCCGCTCAACTCGGTGCTGGCGCTGTCCCGGGTGCTGGCGGTGCAGGCGGCCCAGCGCCTGTCCGAGGAGGAGCGTGGTTACCTGGGCATCATCGAGAGAAACGGCAAACACCTGCTCTCCCTGATCAACGACATCCTGGATCTCGCCAAGATCGAGTCGGGGCACCAGGACCTGTTCATGGAGACGGTTGACCCGGCCAAGGTGTCCGCCGAGGTGGTGGACAGCCTCGCCGTGCTCGCCCGCGAGAAGGGGATAGCGCTCGCGCTGGTTGCCTCCGAGACGCTGCCCCAGATGCGCATAGACGTGAAGAAACTGCGCCAGATGCTGCAGAACCTGGTGGGCAACGCGGTGAAATTCACGGCGCAGGGGTCGGTCACGCTGCGCCTGGAGACGCGGGGCAAGGAGATCTATTTCGAGGTCAAAGACACCGGCATCGGCATTGCGCCGCAGTACCTGGAAAGCATCTTCCACGAATTCCGCCAAGCCGACGGTTCCACATCGCGCTCCTATGAGGGGACCGGCCTCGGCCTCGCCATCGTCAAGAAGAGCGCCCTGCTCCTGGGCGGGGACGTCGAGGTCGCCAGCGAAGTAGGGCGGGGCTCCGTGTTCACCCTGCGCCTACCCCTGGAATGCGCAGCTCCCGCGGACCGGGGGACGACCGGCGCGGCGGCAGCGCCGGAACAGGCGTGGCGGCCGCCCAAGGCGCCGGGACGATCGGTGCTGGTGGTGGACGACGACCCCGAGACCGTTTCCCTGATCACCAATCACCTGGCGCAGGCCGGATTTGGCACCCTGAGCGCCCTGAACGGCAGCGACGCCCTGCGCCTGGCACGTGCCAACCGTCCCTTCGCCATCACCCTGGACATCATGATGCCCGAGATGGATGGTTGGGAGGTCATGAGGGAACTTAAGGAACATCCCGATACCGCCGATATACCGGTTATGATCATTTCCCTCTCCGAGGACCGCGCCACCGGCATCGCCCTGGGCGCGGTCGGCGTCATCAGCAAACCGGTGGGCAAGGAAGAGCTCATGGAGGCCTTCGCCCGGCTGACCGGCGTGGGGTGCCGGCTGGTGCTGGTGGTCGACGATAACGAGTACGACCGCTGTTTCCTGGCCTCACTGTTCAAGGAGAAGGGGCTCGACGTGCTCATGGCGGACAGCGGCACGCAGGCGCTGGGTCTCGCCGTTGCCGACCACCCCGACCTGATCACCCTGGACCTGCTCATGCCCGGCATGGACGGCGCCGAGGTTCTGGACCGGCTTCGGTCCAATGCCTGCACCGCCGACATACCGGTGGTGGTGATCACCTCCAAGGAACTCTCCCACGCCGAGTTGCAGCGCCTCTCCAGCGGGGTGAACGCGATCATCTCCAAAAACGGCCTGGAGCGCCAGGCCGTGCTGGACGACCTGGTCCGGAGCCTGGAGCGCCTGGGGTGGCGGCTCCCCGAGCGGGACGCCGGCCAGGGTGCCAGGATCCTGATCGTGGAGGACAGCGAGGCCGCGACCGTGCAGCTGCGCTTCGCCCTCGAGTCGGCGGGGTACCGGGTCGACGCCGTTTCCGGGGGACGGTACGCGCTCTCGTACCTGAAGTCCCACGTTCCCGACGGGATCGTCCTCGACCTGATGATGCCCGAGGTGGATGGCTTTCAGGTGCTGGAGGCGGTGCGCGCCAACAGCCTCACCGCCGACGTGCCGGTGATGGTGATGACCGCCAAGACCCTCTCGCCCGGCGAGTACGACCGGCTCAGGGCGCTCAAGGTGCTCCAGTTGGTGCAAAAAGGTGACGTCGAGCTCCAGGAGCTCTTGCAGCGGGTCTACGAGATGCTGGGGAGCGTGAGCGTGTTCCGCCCCGGAAGCGAGGTGGCCTGCGCCCCGGCCGCCCCGGGGCATGATCCCGCCCCGTGGCAGGGGGACGGCTCGCTGCTGGTGGTGGAGGACAACCCGGACAACATGGTCACGCTGAAGGCGACGCTGGGAGGGAAGTACCGCATCGTGGAAGCGTGCGACGGGGCGGCAGGTCTCGCCGCCGCCAAAGCCGGCCGGCCGTCGCTGATCCTTTTGGACCTGCACCTGCCGGTGCTGGACGGGTTTACCGTGCTGCAACGGCTCAAGGAAGACCCGGCCACCGCTACCATCCCGGTGGTGGCGCTCACGGCGAGCGCCATGGCTGGGGACCGCGAGAAGGTACTGGCGGCTGGATGCACCGCCTACCTTTCTAAACCGTATCAACCCGAGGAGTTGCAGGAGCTGGTGGCGTCCTTCGTCGCCACCGTCGGGAACGCTCCCCTGTAA
- a CDS encoding NrtA/SsuA/CpmA family ABC transporter substrate-binding protein, whose product MRALVRWLAATVFLFLCLCACSRKESDGTSAKEKHAAARYAWYSFGGDDVIDIGSQPLTLPEGAVAELVSRDTVLASRLAASGTTVRVHPFFKGRDLAQFLASGKLQGGIFADMPALTAAATSDVVCVALMKEGFASIISKKAMLTRDLKGKRVATGVGSAAHFTLLSALQNEGLTEKDIHLVPMEVSEMPQALAEGTIDAFSAWEPTPTLAFAGHPEFHLVHKGVSYGFLCLRGDFVRSHPEQARELAAAVARACGYMRSPKELEQAAGWTAASAAKLQGAPYLLSRRAMTTIVRNDLLNVPGAPRIPAGLLDEEGLLYKKFTFLKRIGKIPESTPWAKVRGSFDIEMMRHVMTEGDKLALQRFDYRNSDPSDGAK is encoded by the coding sequence ATGCGTGCCCTGGTTCGATGGCTGGCTGCAACTGTTTTCCTTTTTCTTTGCCTGTGCGCCTGCTCCCGCAAGGAGAGCGATGGCACCAGCGCCAAGGAGAAACACGCCGCGGCAAGGTACGCGTGGTATAGCTTCGGTGGCGACGACGTGATCGACATCGGGTCGCAACCGCTCACCCTGCCGGAAGGGGCAGTTGCCGAGCTCGTGTCCCGTGATACCGTCCTTGCCTCGCGGTTGGCGGCATCCGGCACCACGGTGCGCGTGCACCCATTCTTCAAGGGGAGGGATCTCGCCCAGTTTCTTGCCAGCGGCAAACTGCAGGGGGGGATCTTCGCCGACATGCCGGCGCTTACCGCCGCCGCCACCAGCGACGTCGTCTGCGTGGCGCTCATGAAGGAGGGGTTTGCCAGCATCATCTCGAAGAAGGCAATGCTGACGCGCGACCTGAAGGGAAAGCGGGTTGCCACCGGCGTGGGGTCCGCGGCGCACTTCACGCTCCTGAGCGCGCTGCAAAACGAGGGGCTGACCGAGAAGGACATCCATCTGGTGCCGATGGAGGTGAGCGAGATGCCCCAGGCGCTGGCCGAGGGGACCATCGACGCCTTCAGCGCCTGGGAACCGACGCCGACCCTGGCCTTTGCCGGTCACCCCGAATTCCACCTGGTGCACAAGGGGGTCAGTTACGGCTTTCTCTGCCTGCGCGGCGACTTTGTCCGCTCCCACCCGGAGCAGGCTCGGGAATTGGCCGCCGCGGTAGCCCGTGCCTGCGGTTACATGCGCTCCCCCAAGGAGCTGGAACAGGCCGCCGGCTGGACCGCTGCATCTGCGGCGAAACTGCAGGGGGCGCCCTACCTGCTCTCCAGGCGCGCCATGACCACGATAGTACGTAACGACCTGCTCAACGTACCCGGTGCGCCACGCATCCCGGCAGGACTCCTGGACGAAGAGGGGCTGCTCTACAAGAAATTCACCTTCCTGAAACGGATCGGCAAGATTCCTGAGTCCACGCCATGGGCCAAGGTGCGCGGCTCTTTTGACATTGAAATGATGCGGCACGTCATGACCGAGGGGGACAAACTCGCCCTGCAACGGTTCGACTACCGCAACTCTGACCCATCGGACGGTGCTAAATGA
- a CDS encoding CheR family methyltransferase yields MGETVAEILRFLSDYFGEDFKSYSLSLAEKRVAERVAQLRLPDPAQYYQLLQSDQGEPAYLSRMLRIRFSSFFRDPLQFELLRSQITSSLLPVLSQVGFLRAWSAACAGGEEACSLAIIIDETLQLLDAHPKVQIFATDVAEDALAEGRAGYYGRGSLAGVNLKQLDTYFTAEGNGYRVAPKLLSMISYCRHDLLDPHTFAPPESLFGGFDLISCRNFLMYLDPQAYLRVFDNLFRALNPGGVLLLGKAESVPERYHQHLVRIYECGNLYRKQQAGRC; encoded by the coding sequence TTGGGTGAGACGGTAGCCGAGATACTGAGGTTTCTTTCCGATTATTTCGGCGAAGATTTCAAGTCATATTCCCTATCCCTCGCGGAAAAACGGGTCGCCGAGCGGGTCGCACAACTCCGCCTGCCCGACCCGGCGCAGTACTATCAACTTCTGCAGAGCGATCAGGGCGAACCCGCCTACCTTTCCCGCATGCTGCGCATCAGGTTCTCAAGCTTCTTCAGGGACCCGCTTCAGTTCGAACTGCTGAGGTCCCAGATCACGTCCAGCCTGCTTCCGGTCTTGTCACAGGTAGGCTTTCTGCGCGCCTGGTCGGCAGCCTGCGCCGGCGGAGAGGAAGCGTGCTCGTTGGCGATCATCATCGACGAGACGCTGCAACTGCTGGATGCGCACCCAAAGGTGCAGATCTTCGCCACTGACGTCGCCGAAGACGCCCTGGCGGAGGGGCGGGCGGGATACTATGGCCGCGGCAGCCTGGCCGGTGTCAACCTGAAGCAACTCGACACCTACTTCACGGCCGAAGGCAACGGCTACCGTGTCGCACCGAAGCTGTTATCCATGATCAGCTACTGCCGTCACGACCTCCTCGATCCCCATACCTTCGCTCCACCGGAGTCCCTTTTTGGCGGCTTCGATCTCATCTCCTGCCGAAACTTCCTCATGTATCTCGACCCGCAGGCGTATCTCAGGGTGTTCGACAACCTGTTCCGCGCCCTGAACCCGGGTGGCGTGCTGCTGTTGGGCAAGGCGGAAAGCGTGCCCGAGCGCTATCACCAGCACCTGGTCCGGATCTACGAATGCGGCAACCTGTACCGCAAACAGCAGGCTGGGAGGTGCTGA
- a CDS encoding DUF1653 domain-containing protein: MAVAPGRYRHYKGNYYEVIGTARHSETDEPMVVYRPLYGEGGLWVRPEGMFLETVLVDGELVPRFRLCPAD, encoded by the coding sequence ATGGCCGTCGCCCCGGGACGCTACCGCCACTACAAAGGAAACTACTACGAGGTCATCGGCACGGCCCGGCACAGCGAGACCGACGAGCCCATGGTGGTGTACCGTCCTCTCTACGGGGAGGGCGGGCTCTGGGTGCGTCCCGAGGGGATGTTCCTGGAAACGGTGCTGGTGGACGGGGAACTGGTGCCGCGCTTCCGCCTTTGCCCCGCGGACTGA
- the hypD gene encoding trans-4-hydroxy-L-proline dehydratase, with protein MNARTERLRQESLAAEPTISAERALLLTEFYRDNEGRWSVPVMRAKSFLYLCEKKTIYIGDGELVVGERGPAPKLVSTYPELTCHSVEDLRILNSRELTSYRVDDACLKAYRDTVIPYWGTRSLRDKIFAALPEDWHEAYRLGIFTEFMEQRAPGHTVLDDKIYRKGLLDFKKDIAQAIDALDFASDADAWARREQLIAMDISCDAVILFAERHAKLAESMAAACTDPTRKQELMKIAANCRWVPAHAPSDFWEALQSYWFCHLAVITELNGWDAFSPGHLDQHLFPFYQAELSKGTLSREGARELLECFFVKFNNHPSPPKVGVTAAESGTYTDFANINLGGLLPDGSDGSNEVSHLLLDVIDEMHLLQPSSNVQLSRKSPDAFLKHTLQVVRSGYGFPSIFNADAVVEEQLRQGKSLVDARAGGCSGCVEVGAFGKEAYILTGYFNLVKMLELALHDGVDPLTGVQLGPKTGATESFTNFEEVFEAFRAQLAHFLDIKIRGNRLIEMIYAAQMPAPFLSVLTDDCISRGVDYNAGGARYNNSFIQGVGIGSITDALSAIKDQVFERNTISLQELVAKLDADFAGDEPLRQRLWNKTRKYGNDDDYADDLMRMVFDAFFNEVDGRPNTKNGVYRIEMLPTTCHVYFGSVTGATPDGRRRGTPLSEGISPVQGADRGGPTAVIRSAGKMDHIRSGGTLLNMKFSPTLLSEASGLDGVASLVRSYFRMDGHHVQFNVVDVATLKRAQANPSEHRDLIVRVAGYSDYFCDLSPELQNEIIARTEHASF; from the coding sequence ATGAACGCAAGAACGGAACGACTGCGCCAGGAAAGCCTGGCCGCCGAGCCCACCATTTCCGCCGAACGGGCGCTGCTGCTCACCGAGTTCTACCGCGACAACGAGGGGCGCTGGTCGGTCCCGGTCATGCGCGCCAAGTCCTTCCTCTACCTCTGCGAGAAGAAGACCATCTACATCGGCGACGGCGAACTGGTGGTCGGGGAGAGGGGCCCGGCTCCGAAGCTGGTATCTACCTACCCGGAACTGACCTGCCACTCGGTCGAGGACCTGCGCATCCTCAACTCGCGCGAACTTACTTCCTACCGCGTCGACGACGCCTGCCTCAAGGCCTACCGGGATACCGTGATCCCCTACTGGGGCACCCGCAGCCTGCGCGACAAGATCTTTGCGGCGCTGCCCGAGGATTGGCACGAGGCCTACCGGCTGGGCATCTTCACCGAGTTCATGGAGCAGCGCGCCCCCGGTCACACGGTGCTGGACGACAAGATCTACCGCAAGGGGCTGCTCGACTTCAAGAAGGACATCGCGCAGGCCATCGATGCCCTCGATTTCGCCAGCGACGCCGACGCCTGGGCCCGCCGCGAGCAACTGATCGCCATGGACATCTCCTGCGACGCCGTCATCCTCTTCGCGGAGCGCCACGCCAAGCTGGCCGAGAGTATGGCCGCCGCCTGCACCGATCCCACCCGCAAGCAGGAACTGATGAAGATCGCCGCCAACTGCCGCTGGGTACCGGCGCACGCTCCCTCCGATTTCTGGGAGGCGCTGCAGTCCTACTGGTTCTGCCACCTGGCGGTGATCACGGAGCTAAACGGCTGGGACGCCTTCAGCCCGGGGCACCTTGACCAGCACCTGTTCCCCTTCTACCAGGCGGAGCTGAGTAAGGGGACGCTGAGCCGCGAGGGGGCACGCGAACTGCTGGAATGCTTCTTCGTCAAGTTCAACAACCACCCCTCGCCCCCCAAGGTCGGGGTGACCGCGGCGGAGAGTGGCACCTACACCGATTTTGCCAACATCAACCTGGGCGGGCTGCTTCCGGACGGCTCGGACGGCTCCAACGAGGTCTCGCACCTGCTTTTGGACGTTATCGACGAGATGCACCTCTTGCAGCCGTCCAGCAACGTGCAGCTGTCGCGCAAGTCCCCGGACGCCTTTTTGAAGCACACCCTGCAGGTGGTGCGTAGCGGCTACGGCTTCCCCTCCATCTTCAACGCCGACGCGGTGGTCGAGGAGCAGCTGCGCCAGGGGAAGAGCCTAGTCGACGCGCGTGCCGGCGGCTGCAGCGGCTGCGTCGAGGTGGGCGCCTTCGGCAAGGAGGCCTACATCCTGACCGGCTACTTCAACCTGGTGAAGATGCTGGAACTGGCCCTGCACGACGGCGTGGACCCGCTGACCGGCGTGCAACTGGGGCCGAAGACCGGCGCGACGGAAAGCTTCACCAACTTCGAGGAGGTTTTCGAGGCCTTCCGTGCGCAACTGGCCCACTTCCTGGACATCAAGATCCGGGGCAACCGGCTCATCGAGATGATCTACGCCGCGCAGATGCCGGCACCCTTCCTCTCGGTCCTGACCGACGACTGCATCAGCCGGGGCGTCGATTACAACGCCGGTGGCGCCCGCTACAACAACAGCTTCATCCAGGGGGTCGGCATCGGCAGCATCACCGACGCGCTCTCGGCCATCAAGGACCAGGTCTTCGAGCGCAACACCATTTCGCTGCAGGAACTGGTGGCCAAGCTCGATGCCGACTTCGCCGGGGACGAACCGCTCAGGCAGCGCCTTTGGAACAAGACCCGCAAATACGGCAACGACGACGATTACGCCGACGACCTGATGCGCATGGTGTTCGACGCCTTTTTCAACGAGGTGGACGGCAGGCCCAACACCAAAAACGGCGTGTACCGTATCGAGATGCTCCCCACCACCTGCCACGTCTACTTCGGCTCGGTCACCGGCGCCACTCCGGACGGGCGCAGGCGCGGGACGCCACTCTCCGAGGGGATCTCGCCGGTGCAGGGGGCGGACCGTGGCGGCCCGACCGCCGTTATCCGCTCTGCCGGCAAGATGGACCACATCCGAAGCGGCGGCACGCTCTTGAACATGAAGTTCTCCCCGACACTCCTCTCCGAAGCGAGCGGCCTGGACGGCGTGGCGAGCCTGGTGCGGAGTTACTTCCGCATGGACGGGCACCACGTCCAGTTCAACGTGGTCGACGTGGCAACCTTGAAGCGGGCGCAGGCGAACCCCTCGGAGCACCGCGACCTGATCGTACGCGTGGCCGGGTACAGCGATTACTTCTGCGACCTCTCCCCTGAGCTGCAGAACGAGATCATCGCCCGAACCGAGCACGCCTCGTTCTAA
- a CDS encoding glycyl-radical enzyme activating protein, translating to MTSSGIVFNVQRYSLHDGPGIRTTVFLKGCPARCWWCHNPESQNASPQTAWSQNRCISCDACLLACHEGLQPREACRACGECAEACPTGARELLGSETSADEVLHTILKDRMFFEESGGGVTFSGGEPLCQPAFLKALLTACRSHDIHTAVDTAAICPAETLIGIASLVDLFLFDLKCADDALHLAGTGIGNGRILDNLAQLGQVHRNIWIRIPVIPGFNDTVGEMTALAEHAARSAGVRQVWLLPYHGSWAAKPARLGNEPPAQALAAQTPSTQDMENFARLFRARGLDTQIGGGA from the coding sequence ATGACGAGCAGCGGCATTGTCTTTAACGTGCAGCGGTACTCGCTGCACGATGGGCCGGGGATCCGGACCACGGTGTTCCTGAAAGGGTGCCCGGCGCGCTGCTGGTGGTGCCATAACCCGGAAAGCCAAAACGCCTCGCCGCAAACGGCATGGTCCCAGAATCGCTGCATCTCCTGCGATGCCTGCCTTTTGGCCTGCCACGAGGGGCTGCAACCGCGCGAGGCCTGCCGGGCCTGCGGTGAGTGCGCTGAAGCCTGCCCTACCGGTGCGCGCGAACTGCTGGGCTCCGAAACATCGGCGGACGAGGTGCTGCACACCATCCTCAAAGACCGCATGTTCTTCGAAGAGTCGGGGGGCGGCGTCACCTTTTCGGGGGGCGAACCGCTGTGCCAACCCGCCTTCCTCAAAGCCCTCCTCACCGCCTGCCGCAGCCACGACATCCATACCGCCGTCGACACGGCCGCAATCTGCCCGGCCGAGACGCTCATCGGCATCGCTTCGCTGGTAGACCTGTTCCTCTTCGACCTGAAGTGCGCGGACGACGCGCTGCACCTGGCGGGGACGGGCATCGGCAACGGCCGCATCCTCGACAACCTGGCACAGTTGGGACAGGTGCACCGCAACATCTGGATCAGGATCCCGGTGATCCCGGGCTTCAACGACACGGTGGGGGAGATGACGGCGCTGGCTGAACACGCCGCCCGCTCCGCCGGGGTGCGCCAGGTCTGGCTGCTCCCCTACCACGGCAGCTGGGCCGCCAAGCCGGCCCGCCTGGGTAATGAGCCGCCGGCCCAGGCCCTGGCGGCACAAACGCCGTCCACGCAGGATATGGAGAATTTCGCACGGCTCTTCAGAGCCCGGGGATTGGATACGCAGATAGGAGGGGGAGCCTAG
- a CDS encoding aldo/keto reductase gives MKTVALGSTGLSINPLVFGTLPLGPLQASLSPEEGGRLIRYALERGVNLLDTAELYQTYPHIRAALAGYTGEVFIASKTHANTAQAARGHVERALTELGVERLDIVHLHGARVADPFVERPEVIETLVRMKEEGKIAHVGLSSHFVSAMVKSVQHPEIEVVHPLINRTGMGIIDGTQEEMAAAIAACAAAGKGVYAMKALAGGNLISTARESLRFVLGLDGVHGIALGMLSEAEIDGNLALFQEGRADEALWNTLEGRRRKLTIMEAFCKGCGACVPACTNNALAMVDGKAKVDDDTCILCGYCGAACPEFMIRVV, from the coding sequence ATGAAGACAGTTGCCCTCGGCTCTACCGGTCTCAGCATCAATCCCCTTGTTTTCGGCACCCTTCCGCTCGGCCCCCTGCAGGCCTCGCTCTCCCCTGAAGAGGGGGGGCGCCTGATCCGCTACGCCCTGGAGCGCGGCGTGAACCTCCTGGATACCGCCGAACTGTACCAGACCTACCCGCATATCCGCGCCGCACTGGCCGGGTACACCGGCGAGGTCTTCATCGCCTCCAAAACCCACGCCAACACGGCGCAGGCGGCGCGCGGCCACGTCGAGCGGGCGCTCACGGAACTGGGCGTGGAGCGGCTCGACATCGTGCACCTGCACGGCGCCCGGGTGGCGGACCCCTTCGTGGAGCGCCCCGAGGTGATCGAGACGCTGGTCCGGATGAAGGAAGAGGGAAAGATTGCCCACGTGGGGCTCTCCTCGCACTTCGTGAGCGCCATGGTTAAGTCGGTGCAGCACCCGGAGATCGAGGTGGTGCATCCGCTCATCAACCGGACCGGTATGGGAATCATCGACGGCACCCAGGAGGAGATGGCTGCCGCCATCGCCGCCTGCGCCGCTGCGGGGAAGGGCGTGTACGCCATGAAGGCCTTGGCGGGCGGCAACCTGATCTCCACGGCCCGGGAGAGCCTGCGCTTCGTGCTGGGGCTTGACGGGGTACACGGCATCGCCCTGGGCATGCTCTCGGAGGCCGAGATCGACGGCAACCTGGCGCTGTTCCAGGAGGGGCGCGCCGACGAGGCGCTCTGGAACACCCTGGAGGGGAGGCGGCGCAAGCTCACCATCATGGAGGCCTTCTGCAAGGGGTGCGGCGCCTGCGTGCCGGCCTGCACCAACAATGCACTGGCCATGGTGGACGGCAAGGCGAAGGTGGACGACGATACCTGCATCCTGTGCGGGTACTGCGGGGCGGCGTGCCCGGAGTTCATGATCCGGGTGGTGTAG
- a CDS encoding SlyX family protein, with protein sequence MEQRLTDMEMLIMHQGHIIDQLNEVVTGHQALIDQLTKELKIIKEHLRGLSASENRLPSEEEPPPHY encoded by the coding sequence ATGGAACAGCGTCTGACTGACATGGAGATGCTGATCATGCACCAGGGTCACATCATCGACCAGTTGAACGAGGTGGTCACCGGGCACCAGGCCCTCATCGATCAGCTCACCAAGGAATTGAAGATCATCAAGGAACACCTGCGCGGCCTGAGCGCTTCCGAAAACAGGCTCCCGTCCGAAGAAGAGCCTCCGCCCCACTACTAA